A section of the Triticum dicoccoides isolate Atlit2015 ecotype Zavitan chromosome 7A, WEW_v2.0, whole genome shotgun sequence genome encodes:
- the LOC119333309 gene encoding uncharacterized protein LOC119333309 gives MGVVLSRLPSHANRVRLAAVCRPWRSNARLLRPLPPLLPWIALCDGTFLSLPDGAVHRLPVADDGVSVRASTGSRLFLVHGDGRCSLMNPSPSATTPLAEPEGGLVSDIAIFKGKIYALLTTKVGRYRQHELRVLDDGHEQTTIHGTLVGQEAWYDPNLTDFYLQRNYLVVSGDRLLMVEQRISERWPRDWGPLKLTRHFKVLEATDLSSSGCARWTEVDTLMGRALFVSQGCSESLPASAGGQSSGTGVEEDCIYFLKEKKGSSQPGLAFLNLKPGRPFVSKINGGNCENAFQDSGVYNMRDRTVTPLLSETVVASTAGEGPWSPTWLFPEP, from the exons ATGGGCGTCGTGCTCTCGCGGCTGCCGTCGCACGCCAACCgcgtccgcctcgccgccgtctgccGCCCATGGCGCTCCAACGCGCGGCTGCTGCGCCCGCTTCCCCCGCTGCTCCCGTGGATCGCCCTCTGCGATGGCACCTTCCTCAGCCTCCCCGATGGCGCCGTCCACCGCCTGCCCGTCGCGGACGACGGCGTCTCCGTCCGAGCCTCCACCGGCAGCAGGCTCTTCCTCGTGCACGGCGACGGCAGGTGCTCCCTGATGAACCCTTCCCCCTCGGCGACGACCCCT TTGGCGGAGCCTGAAGGCGGCCTCGTCAGCGACATTGCCATCTTCAAAGGAAAGATCTACGCCCTCCTCACCACAAAAGTGGGGCGATATCGTCAGCATGAGCTTCGTGTCCTGGACGACGGCCACGAGCAGACAACCATCCACGGCACCCTAGTAGGGCAGGAGGCATGGTATGATCCTAACTTGACCGACTTCTACTTGCAGCGGAACTACCTTGTCGTCTCCGGCGATCGGCTGCTGATGGTCGAACAAAGGATCAGCGAGCGGTGGCCGAGAGACTGGGGACCTTTGAAGCTGACTCGACACTTCAAGGTATTGGAAGCAACGGACCTGAGCAGCAGCGGCTGTGCACGCTGGACCGAAGTCGATACATTGATGGGGCGCGCGCTCTTCGTCAGCCAAGGGTGCTCCGAGTCCCTCCCTGCCAGTGCCGGAGGTCAATCTAGCGGCACCGGAGTCGAAGAAGATTGCATCTACTTTCTAAAGGAGAAGAAAGGATCTAGTCAGCCTGGTTTGGCCTTTCTTAACTTAAAGCCGGGCAGGCCCTTCGTTTCAAAAATAAACGGGGGGAATTGTGAGAATGCCTTTCAAGACTCTGGGGTGTACAACATGAGAGACCGGACAGTGACGCCATTGCTGTCGGAGACGGTAGTGGCGTCCACAGCCGGCGAAGGTCCATGGTCTCCAACTTGGCTTTTTCCAGAGCCTTGA
- the LOC119333310 gene encoding BTB/POZ domain-containing protein At5g41330-like: protein MTARGKGTKHSLGAPDGAPATASGALYWADSPSSVLSMAATAASETASQWLFASFESARRNSSAVVAFDLNSLSPVVKIGRKVVFDTDIEAAIPPTKLGWLAGHSLLLAAGSHSGPAGMVGDIRLWDVRASSTVPVWEVREKDDCFADVAASDSPSALFKVGAASSEVFVADLRRFGGDGISVDPWVCIGDMQRAGAATTSRRKDGNGCRIECYRSWVFVARGAYAEVWTQVEITSEPREKKVMRRNWVGNGPSMVTADGEEKAKIVSWAFGGSRMALARVDKRSVEVWDSASGTISGQRTVYTNSISCLRKEKINSITYHISVDLINAGISKAVGSDRNYQISS from the exons ATGACAGCGAGGGGTAAGGGGACCAAACATTCCCTTGGGGCGCCGGACGGCGCCCCTGCCACAGCTTCCGGTGCTCTATATTGGGCAGACTCGCCTTCTTCTGTGCTGTCTATGGCCGCCACAGCGGCCTCAGAAACGGCGTCACAGTGGCTCTTTGCCAGCTTCGAGTCAGCGCGACGGAATTCGAGCGCCGTGGTGGCCTTCGATCTGAATTCTCTGTCACCTGTAGTGAAAATCGGGCGGAAGGTGGTGTTCGACACGGACATTGAGGCAGCAATACCACCTACCAAGCTCGGCTGGCTTGCTGGGCACAGTCTCTTGCTTGCGGCCGGATCACACTCCGGGCCGGCTGGAATGGTGGGGGACATACGCCTGTGGGATGTCCGGGCAAGCTCGACGGTGCCAGTGTGGGAGGTGAGGGAGAAGGACGACTGCTTTGCAGATGTTGCTGCATCAGACTCACCGTCGGCATTGTTTAAGGTGGGGGCTGCCTCCAGTGAGGTTTTCGTGGCTGACTTGAGGAGATTTGGTGGTGATGGCATCAGTGTGGATCCTTGGGTGTGCATCGGAGACATGCAAAGGGCGGGAGCAGCCACAACATCTCGCAGAAAGGATGGGAATGGTTGTAGAATTGAGTGTTACCGCAGTTGGGTGTTTGTGGCACGAGGTGCATATGCTGAGGTGTGGACACAGGTGGAAATTACATCAGAGCCTCGGGAGAAGAAGGTGATGAGGAGGAATTGGGTAGGGAACGGGCCATCGATGGTTACTGCAGACGGCGAGGAGAAGGCCAAGATCGTAAGCTGGGCCTTCGGAGGCAGCAGAATGGCATTGGCTAGAGTCGATAAGCGGTCTGTTGAGGTGTGGGATAGTGCTTCTGGGACAATATCAG GTCAGAGAACAGTCTACACTAATTCTATAAGCTGCCTACGGAAAGAAAAGATTAACAGTATCACATATCACATTTCT GTTGATCTGATAAATGCTGGAATTTCAAAGGCCGTTGGTTCTGACAGAAACTATCAAATTTCATCTTGA